CATCAGCGAGGAGCGGTTCCGGCAGCTGGAGAAGATCAAGACGATTGGTAGCACCTACATGGCCGCCTCCGGGCTGAACGCCAGCACCTATGATCAGGTGGGCCGCTCCCACCTCACTGCCCTTGCCGACTATGCCATGCGGCTCATGGAGCAGATGAAGCACATCAATGAGCACTCCTTCAACAATTTCCAGATGAAGATTGGTGAGGGGACCTGGTTGCCAGGCAGCCTTTCCCAGGACTGTTTCTGGGTGAAGCTGAGGGGGCAGGCAGGGGATGGGCTCACAGATTGTCCATCAGGGTTCCTATgggtttccttccttcccacctcccctAGTGACATTAAGAATAGATATCATTTACTGaggcctactatgtgctaggcattgtccTAGACATTTTTCAGCACATTGTAAACCTCAcattattatccccttttacagataaagagCCTGAGGCATAGAGAGATTAGGTAACTCAACTAAGGTCAGACATCTAGCGAggctgagctgggatttgaaaccaGGTTCATTTAAACTCCAGTGTCTGTGCCCTTATCTCTGTCCAGTCTAACGAAAAGTACTTCCTCTCAGATGAACTGGGAGATGGGAGTAGTTAATGGTATGGTTTCTGAAGTCACTTCTCTAAGCTTCACttaccttatctgtaaaatggggacaataataatgTAAAATGCTTGCTAGAGCAATTGGTCCAGAGTGAGCCTTCAGTTGACTAGCTACTGTTAGGGTATAGCTTTCTTGATTCAGGGTAGCTCCTTGGTTGAAGTGCTCAGATCCTCCATTCTTTATGACCAGGAGACTTGGTCCTTTTCCACTTTCTCCTCTGTGTCCTTGTAAATGTGCCAGCAGTGGGGAGGATTCCCCTGGGCTGACCTTGGAGCATGCCCTAGTCTCAGTCTCTTGCTACTCCCCCTACCTCAGGGCTGAACATGGGCCCAGTCGTGGCAGGCGTCATTGGGGCTCGGAAGCCGCAGTATGACATCTGGGGGAACACGGTGAATGTCTCTAGTCGCATGGACAGCACGGGGGTTCCCGACCGAATCCAGGTGAGAGGGCTATGAGCAGAGGctgggaggggcatgggtccagAGGGCTTCCACAGGTCCCTCTCTGCGGTCAGCTAGGGCAGGGACAGGGTGGCAATGCTCTGTGGTCGGTGGGGTGGGGATTGGGAGAAGGGAGCTAGCATAACTAGAGAAGCCCTGGGCCCCTGCAAACACAGCAGGAAGGATTCCAGGCTAAGTgggctcccctcccaccccccaggtgACCACGGACCTGTACCAGGTTCTAGCTGCCAAGGGCTACCAGCTGGAGTGTCGAGGGGTGGTCAAGGTGAAGGGCAAGGGGGAGATGACCACCTACTTCCTCAATGGGGGCCCCAACAGTTAGCAGGGCCCAGCTACAAAATCAGCTGAAGGGACCAAGGTGGGCATTGAGTGGGCTCTGTGCCCACTGGGTGGAGTTGTGGCAGCTTCAGCAGGCTGTGCTTGGACCACGCTCGTCTGCCCTCAGGCTGCTGAGGGGATACCAAGAGAATTATGCAAGTGACTTTCTTATTTAATCGGGGTAGGGCTGTTCCCTCTCCTTTCCTATAGCTTTTGGAGGtaggggagggggcagcagcaGAGGCACAAGGACCTTTCCTGTCCAAGAGATTAAAATGGCATTTGCCATGTCTACCCTTTCCCTGTCTGTCTGGGCAACACGTTCAGGGCTGggcccttcctttccctctttttcctggGAATATTTTATACAAAGATTGGGGCAGGCATGAGGAGTGCCTATTCCATGCTTGCCTTTGCTATGCCTGTGTCCCCAGCACCGGTTCTGGGCACCTCCTCCTCGGCCAGGTCTCCCTCCAGGCACAGGCCATCGGAAGGAGACGCTCTGGGGATCCAGCGCTGCCCATATTTCAGGGGAATGTTTCAATTTGCCAAATCCTAGTCCCATGATCTGTCCCCAAAGGGGAACAAAGGGACCTCTGACAGCTCAGATTTAGCCCCAGTTCCTATATAGTTTTAGAGAAGGGGGTGTCTGGCCTCATTGgtactgtgaaaatgtccagtcAGAGAGCAAGGGTGTATGTGATGTCAGAAGATCAGGAGCTGGAAGTTCACCTGCAGGTGCAAAGAGCAGGCTGGCCAGGGAGTGGGTGGTGCCAGACTCTGAGGGGCCCTGATCCAGTTGGGATCAGATCACTCTGGCCCAGCTCTCTCTTGCTGTCTGCTGGCAAGGGGGGCACAGAGCAGCTCTACTACCCCTTCCATTGCCAAATAGAAAAGAGTCAGGGCATGGAGGAAGATGTCCCTGGTCCTAAATCTGTCCTCCCAAGGCACTGGGGAGGGCCTGTGTGTTTGTGTAACTGTGCGTGCATGTTGGTCTTTGTGCATATCTGTTTTCCAGgtctgtgtgtgtccttgtgcTCCTGCTCCTCAGCTATCCACCCCAGGTTGCCTCTGTCCCGTGGGCCTCTGTCTTCTTGGAATAAGGCAGGGCTCCCTATTTCAATGGATGGAGAAAGATGCCCAGGTTGCACAGGAGCGGGATGGGATGTGTAGCAAGAGGAGAGTGGCCCTGGGGAGAGAAGTCCTTTTTGTGCCAAATCCCTAAGTGCCGTTTGGGGACCACGTGTGCAGCATGACTGTCTCCCTGCCTGGGGCAGGAACCCAAGCGCCTGCTTGGGCCCAGAGTTCCATGTGCTTGAACTTGGGGGTTTGGTGGGCAGAGTCTTGGGAATTTCCTGGGTCCCCCAGCTTGTGTTCTGGGACATGGTGTGCTTTGGGACTGGGGTAGCATGGGCTCCCTCTCAGGACCCAGATATTGGTACTAGGGGATGGGGCAGGGAAACCTTAAACTTTACCTTCCCGAGCTATCAGCCATGTCCTTGGCTTCTCAGTCAAAGCCTGCAAGGGTTGGCAGAAGGGTTAGGAGGTTGGATTCCagattcccttccttccttttgccCCGTTCCCCACAACCTTCTCCTTGATTCTGGCCTGAATTATTTGGTGCCTTGGTTTTTCAGTCTGTACTTATTTAAGCCAGAGGCATTAGCTTGATTTTCCTTGGAGATAGCTTTGTCTTGGAGGTGACTAGAGAAGTGGCAGAGAGAGGGTCCCCAGAGTTGCTGATTTGGAGGAATGGAAGGGGTAGGTAGCTCTCTTGCCTTTCCTCTTGTCCCTTTGACTCCAGCTCCCTGTGGAGGTCTGGTTTCTGACTCATTGCTGCCTGCCTCGGGGAATCTTCATTATCAACTAAATGGGGCATCAGGCACTTCATTAGCCAGGGCAGAAGGAGGGGAAAAGACTAGTTGGTTCAGGCAGAAAATTGTCTCCCTTTCCCCCAGTCATATCCCTGGATAGGAAGGGACTGCTTAGTGCCATGGTGGGGAGTAAGTAGGCCCAAGTGGGAAGACCTCAGCCTTGGTGACTGGTCTCTGCTTCTTGCCAGGTGGGAAGGGGCCTGTCCACACCCTGCTCCCTGAACCACAGTGCCAGCCATGCCCCTCCCTTGGGCTACCACTGCCCCCTTCCTCACCAGTTGGTGGGGGAATCAGGGGATGGGAGGCCCATGGGCTTTGGTTTTCTAATGTAACCACTgtgggagggtggagggtggtgTACCATGTATTTcagtgaaatatttaatatatttaaatatcaataaaatcaaacTCTTTGTAAAATTCCCTGTTCTTGCTGTTCTGGGCCCTGAGTTGGATTGGAAGTGGCAGCTGGTGCAGGAGGCAGCCTCCCACCGCAGGGCCCTGTGGGCCTTTCTCATCTGGGGAAAGAGGgcttcctctggctttctccCTGCCAAGGTGAAGCTGTATTGTCTTCAGAGAGCATGTCTACTCCAGGCCCTTCAGCATCATGAGGACCAGGGTGTGTCCTCCCAGATTTGGCTCTCTGACACCTGCCATTCAAgacccccccacaccccccacacCCCCTGGGTTCCTCCCACACCTCTGACTCCAAGGTTTGGCTCCTTTGAGAATCTCTCACATACCTCTTCTCACAGAAATTTGGGCATTGGAATAATCTGTCACCCCACCCACCCTGCCACACACAAGTGATTTCTGGTCCAATCTCTTTACTGTTTTCTCAACCCCCTTCTCCCCATTTAGTCAGTCATTTGAACCAGGAtaccttctccctcttccccccaTTTTGCACTCCCTCCACAGTCATCTTGTCCTGAAAACATATCCTGCTCAATATAGACTGAAGTTTCTGTCATTGAGAATAGAGTGATCCATAAAcctggaaaggagagagagtgtgTTAGATTTAGCCAGGCCAGGCAGGAGTAACCCCCAAGCCTGGCCCTTCTGCCTCAGTGCAGAATGGGGCAGGGTTGGTGATGAGGAAGTAGTGCCACTGCCAATGGATGGTTGttggaggggagggaggcagcAGTGAGGGGTGTGGAAACAAACTTGGGCTCCCACAGGAATGCTATGGACACTTGCCTTGTGTGTGTTCAGAAGTCTTACACACAAGGGGAAACACCAAGATACAGAGAGGTCTTTAACGCCTGTGAATGCCATCACTGCCCAGATTCTGGTGCTAGCTTTTCCTGGTAATGCCCAAACCTCTCTTTCTATTCCCTATCTCTGAACAGAGATGAACGTCTCTAAGGATTTAAGCGCGGGGAGAGGATACTTCCCTTCTCCCTACCCGAACCCCTCCCAGCCTAACCTGGTCATTGGGCTTTTGATGAAACAGTGGTGGGGGTGCTGGATCCATGGCATGGTTTCCTCGGGGCGCACTCCTGGATCATGGGACCGCCAGAAGCTGAAGTTCTGGGCATCAGTCAAGGGGACTCTGAAGACCTGGTTGGGGACTGAGCGGGTTGGGAGAAGAGCAGATTATCAAATTTCTTGAAGTTCTCTGCTCCTTTACTGCCTCTGAGCAGCATAAGCCCCACCTAGCAACTGGGCCTAACCAGGTGCTGAGAGGTCCTGGGAAAATGGTCACCACACCCTACATCTCTTCCGGATTCCAGCATCCCACACCCTTCATGGTCAGACGAATCAGTCTTGGCTCTTCCTACTGCTATTGAGCCCTCTCCAAGAGAGCTTTCCCCAAGTGCTAACATGGTGGAAAAACAAGTGGTCAGCCCACTTGGGAAATGTGCAAGATGGTGTCTACtggttcattatttttctttttttctgggtttAATCATCCtcattcccttcccttctctctcaaaTAATGCTTTCCTTTGCTCATCACATATAATTCTCTGAAACTTAGCAGTGATACCATCTCACATTCAGATATTGCTAAAAGACATCATTTATCAAGTACTTGTTATGTTTTAGATGTTGTATTAGGGGCATTTTGAAATATCAGACTTTCCTAGAtgctttattttttgtattttcactATTTAGATAAATCTaattatataagtatataaaacttgtgtttgtgtgtatatatatatattaaacttaGAATTATAGTCTAACATTCTGGTCTGCTATGTATATAGtcttaatcattttaaaaaaatctaatactCTATTGAATAGATGTTACATTTTGGACTTAGCCACTTTGCTATTAATTGGTgagcttttaaaaagtttttctatTAGAAATAACTTTTAGATACTCATTTTCATGCATATaccttttttatttgtaaaagtattttatttttttaaattaaactttaaattttgaaacaattgtagactcacatgcagttgtaagaaataatacagagagatcctgTGTATCTTCACCCAATTTCCCCCCAAAGGTAGCATCTTGCAAAACTACGATAAGGTATCACAACCAGGGTATTGACATATtgatacagaatagtttcatcaCCACAGGATCCTtttgttgcccttttatagccagAGTCCCtacccaccaccccaacctctagtctataattttgtcattttaagaatgttatataaatggaatcatacactatgtaaCCTTTTTGGGACTGGCTTTTTTTCATGCCACATAATTCCCTGGAGACTCCTTCAAGTTTGTGCCTGTATCAATAGTTTGCCctagatgttttttaaaaagtactgtacattttctctaacctTTACAACTATGCAAAtgactattattcccatttttagacagttcagagaggttgagtggtTAAAAGGAActcgcccaaggtcacatggctagttAGGCTAAACTCCCTTCAGTCAAATTCCAAAGCTAGTGCTTGGTCTACTCCTCCTCACAGGGATAGCAAATGATAATTTGCAAAGTACTTTTctaaattatctcatttttggcttgattctcacaacaatcctgtgagatTGGTAGAGCaagcattttctctgtttttttaacgAATGAGGAAGCAGGTTAATAAAGGACAAGTGACTTAACCAAGGGAAGACATCTAAAAAGAGGCAAAATTTAGGACTCAAACCTGGATCTTCTGCTTCCCAGTCtgagtccatttttattttatcatgctCACCTTACCATTCAAGTctactttcctcttctctttgcaGCACCTCTTTCTGGCTTTTTTCCTGCTCTGTAACCCATGTCCCACATCCCAGCCATTCTTTAGGAACTCAGATATGTCTGTTCTGCCCAGCATGGTGCCCACTCCAAGGTACTTACATGTCTTTAACAATACCTTCCGCACAGCTTCATGGTACCTTGTGTGGCTATTCTGGTGCAcagaataatttccattttctgagTTAATGGGGGGAAGCCTAGTGGTCACTGGTTCCTTCTGGTCTGAAAAGAGAGCAGACTTGCTTTGAGTGCTTGACAAATGGGGCTCTTTGATTCTCAGACTCCATGGTCTCCATGCCAACCAGACACATGGAAGAGATCTCTCCTAGCCACTCACATCCGACCCACAGGATCTCAGGAGTCAAATCACAACGCCTGTGAccgagaggagggagggagaacccAGAGATTATAAGACCTCCCCCATCACTCTCTTGCTTCTGCCTGCCTCTTGGGTTTTGAGTCACTGCCTGCTGGAATCAGGATATTGGAAAGATACTCAGGGTTGGTATAGGTGAAAGAGGCCCTTTATCTAGGCGGGCACTCCTTTCCTGGAATTGGCATTCTTGCAAAGCTTCAGTTGGTCTAACAGAGGAAGTTATGTTTGAGCTAAGCGGTGGAGGAGCACTAAAATGGAGTTCATGGGACATGGTAGTATCAGAAAGAACACTTCAGGCAGCAGGATAGCAAGTGTGTTAGAAGTATTAAAGACACCAGAGAGCTTGCTATTGATTTGGAGTCTGGAGTGCTGGGTGCAGTGGAGAGGGACAGAGGATGGGGCTGGAAAGGTAGTGTAGTGACTACCTAGCATCTGAACTCCCTTCCTGTATCGGGGAATCCCCTCTCATGAGGCAAAACCTCATTATGGAAGCTGCAAAGACTAGCTCTTCCTTACCTAGCCTCTCTTACAGCTAGAATATGGGCAAAGAGTTTTGGCTAGGCCAGTCAAACCCATCTGTTCCAGATTTTGAACCAGAGATGGGGTTACAAAGAAGCAGGATCCATGTAAAGTATTTGCTAATGATGGGAAGTGGCAGCCGTGAAGTTGCATCTTGTTGCCAAAGGGGCACCCAGGGCCCAGTGTCCTTGGTGCCAGCAGTGCCCACCACAGTGTTGAATGTTGTAGTGTCCATGCCAGACAAGGTCTGTGATGTGATTCTGGACATTGTCTTCAGTTACTATCCCCCAAGCTTGGTACTCGAttcctccctcagcttttatgtgctcccaatattcTCTTAATAAATTTATATTCGGTTTAAATAGGCTAGATTTGGCCTGCATCTCAGAATTCTGAAAAGGAGCGGATGGGTTTGAGAAAAATTTAAGATGCAGAAGAGGATGACTTCGTGAAGGGATGAGAAAAAAGGGAGCTGGCTAGGGTGGCTCCAAGATTTCTGTCTCGGGAGATTGGGTGGCTGTTTCTTTCATCCATCCCATCACCCACGCCAAAAAGGGGCTAGGCTCCTTTATTTCCTCTAGCCAGTCTCAGATGCAGAGTGAGATCCAGAGCCTGGATCTGACATCTTCGGTACCTCCATTCTTTTTTCACAGAGTAGCAGCTTTGTCCCACTCACTCAGATTTTTATCTCTCTTGGTTACTAATGCTTGTCAGGAATTGTATGAGTTTGCCATTCTCCCTGAAAATTGTTTGTTGAAGATTGCTGGCTCACCTCTGGTAGAAGTTGGGATGCTACTTCTGTTCTGGAGTTCTTTTCCAGCTCctacttttccccttttttcttggTTTGGCCCCACTCATTCATCTTCTCTGACCCTCCTGTCTCCCTTTTGTCTCTCATTTGACATCTCTTTTAACATTCTCTGAGATTATGACACCATCAGAGTGGGGCACTGTTTGAATCCCCGTCCCTGGCAGCGGAGGACTTGGAGAGGTGGTGGTACTGAAATCCTGGCCAGAGTATAGGGTTCCGGAAGCTTGGACCGAACCACAAGACTGGTGCTTGTCTCCTTCACCACAGATTACAGCCATGAAGGGCCAGTTCTTGGAAACAGTGTCATTTGAGCCTGGTCACATGGAAACAGTGTCATTTGAGCCTGGTCATGTGACCTCGGGCAAGGTGGGGATGGTAGAATGTTCATGGCCAAATAGATGTAGACCAAGGAGAAAGAACAAGTGGGACCTGGAGTGGAGGTAATTATTGGTCTGAGGGCAAGTGACAGTGGGAGCTCTTATCTGGTTCCCAGGCCTCAGATTGATTGTCCTTAAGGGTACCGCCAGATAATATTCTCTTGTCTCCAAGTTTCCAAGTAGCAGGCTTCCAGTTTCCTTCATGGATGTTTACTGTGTATTTGGAGGTATGCTGGACAATATCACTCACTGGATGCCTTCCTCCCAATCAAGCACCAGTTGACTCCTTGCATCAGTTTTTGGTAATCCATAGTGTCTACAAGTGGCCAAGGTTCAGAAGGTACCTGTGGTGAAGGGTAGCAGGGGGTGGAGGTAGGTAAGAATCATGCCATAGATGCTGTGAAAGGGTGTGTTCTGGGTGGAGGGATACAATGAATTCTTTATAGGCAAACTCCACTGTGACAAGGTAGATAAATCCATCATTTTGTTAGCAGATGATGCAACAGAGTTTCTTCAACCACCCAGTTAATACCATGCTCCATATGGTCTTTGATGGTAAATAGATATGCATGGCTGTGAACAGCTTCTTTTAAAACGGCCATAAATTGGTGGCTGCCATAAGACCACATTTAATGCTTTGTGTGGACCACGAAGGACAGCTGGTGTGGTACAAAAGTAGTTGAGTGGATCTTCCACCCATCCAACTTAATGGTGTAGGTTTCTCAGTATTATAGTCTTCTCAGGACCACTGGGATAGTCACAGAATCTTAGTTATCCActgctcctctcctttcctctgttaTTTGGAATGGATCTAAATTTTTAGAATGAGTCTTCTGTTGTTCCCAGAATTCTGACTTCTAGATTATGGTGTTTGCCTGGCAGTTCTGGATACTTGGTACTCAGTGGTGATAATATCAAAGATGCATTACTTGCAGTTGTCTTGGAGTTGGTTTTGCTGCAAGCAGAGTAATACCACCCTGACTAGAAATTCATACAAGATCAGCTTGAGGGAAAATGTTATGATATTGTACATAAAAAATGACTCCTGTCTAGACCATATCAGATGTTGGGCATTAATTCCTTGAAGTTGGATGGAGCATTAAGATGTATTGAAATGGGCTGAAGTGTGTTTGAAAGGTCATCTTGCACTTACAGCTTTCCTTGATGCAAGGAAATTGCCAATACTTTGGGAGAAAGTGGACATGCTAATCAGGAGCATGAGCCCAGAGAACCAGACCAATCCCAGGGCACATTTTCCATATGGGGGCAGTTCCTTTGCCTCTATGTCCAAATATATCTTCCTTGAAGTGGTGTACTTGTTCAGAGTTCTGAACACAGGGGAAATAGATAGGGCATGAAACCAGGGAGGGATTTAGTGCTGGCTGCAGACTGTTGATGTGAAGGGGAGTCCATGGATTTTCTAGGAGATACTAAAATGAAAATAGCTAACACTTACTGAAGGTGCTTGGCACAACTCTATAAGGGATgcactattatcattattattttaccaATGGGAAAACAGAGGCAAAGAAAAGTTTAGTAATTTGCCTATAGTTTCATAACTAGCATGTGGCAGAGCCATGATTTTAATCCAAGCAGTTTGGCCCCAGtgcccatgctcttaaccaccatACTAAACTGCCTCATGAAGTAACATAATCAAGGGCTCCAGGAAAGACCAAGGACCAAGGGGAAACATGGACTGACAGAACCAGTCTTTGGATGGACTTCCCTGTATACAGCCCAATAGGGGTCCTGTCAAGGGTGTCTGCACACCCTGGAGCAGCACTGAGTTGGGGGGCAGACATGACCAATGCGTCATTACCTTGATCTGGAGGCAGAAATATGGAATATCATTTCCTATGGGGAGCAGAGAGGATTGGAACCTTGTAGGCCAGTGGATTGGACCAGTTCCTGTGGGGAAGGCCAGTGGGGAAAGACTGAGCCCCTGTGGAAAAAGTGGCCTGTCAGCGGCAGTACAAACACAATCACCCAGCTTGGAGGTAAGCCCACTCCCTAGGCTTCAGCAGATTGTCACCACGAGGAGGATAAGTACCTTTCTCCCTCTGATTTTGGGTGGTGGTAGGGGCTGGTGGTCTGCAGCAGCTACAAGACAGAATGGGTAGTTCCCAAGAGACACTTCTATTACTTCAGTAGGTCTATCCATTTGGAGAGGCTGAGGGTCTCAGAGGCGCTGGCAAGTTCATTCCTGGCTGAATTTGGCCATTCATGCTCATGTTTGAAAAGCCAGGACTACACTGCCCTCCTCTGGAGTCTAAGAATGGTATTCCCCAGCT
Above is a window of Choloepus didactylus isolate mChoDid1 chromosome 8, mChoDid1.pri, whole genome shotgun sequence DNA encoding:
- the TEX49 gene encoding testis-expressed protein 49, producing the protein MAFFNLCLLGYQNSFRNKKRNTTEETNQKEPVTTRLPPINSENGNYSVHQNSHTRYHEAVRKVLLKTFPNQVFRVPLTDAQNFSFWRSHDPGVRPEETMPWIQHPHHCFIKSPMTRFMDHSILNDRNFSLY